From the genome of Vigna angularis cultivar LongXiaoDou No.4 chromosome 11, ASM1680809v1, whole genome shotgun sequence, one region includes:
- the LOC108332952 gene encoding nucleosome assembly protein 1;4, translating to MSDTSDNASPDSDVLTPNDDSTDTMKDNSQHSAEENVDILDQLSPKVRNRVEYLMEVQEDFEKVQDELFEELSLLEDKYEKRFARIYRQRSEVLLGIKEEELSDEDDPEKAMNRVFGIPNFWLTVMKRKDILAELITEDDEGALQYLEDIKSCRLDDSGGFMLEFSFSCTPYFKNSKLEKKYKIDRDGPVLIKARGTKINWHPGKCLTRKVLPKMARRRSNDDKPLTNTRKSFFNFFNPPLDHDDDDDEDEDVDEDDVPIELIRKDYDIGCVIRDEIIPYAVSWFTGQFTDKELFVKYIKMTK from the exons ATGTCAGATACCTCCGACAATGCTTCTCCTGACTCCGACG TTCTTACTCCTAATGACGACAGTACTGATACAATGAAG GACAATTCTCAGCATTCAGCTGAGGAGAATGTGGACATCCTGGACCAATTATCACCAAAAGTTAGGAATCGTGTGGAATATCTCATGGAAGTTCAG GAAGACTTTGAAAAGGTGCAGGATGAGTTATTTGAGGAGCTATCACTGTTGGAGGATAAATACGAGAAGCGATTTGCGCGAATTTACAGACAA AGGTCTGAGGTTCTCTTGGGCATCAAAGAGGAAGAACTTTCAGATGAAGATGATCCAGAAAAAGCCATGAACAGAGTGTTTGGAATACCTAACTTCTGGCTAACTGTTATGAAGCGTAAAGATATACTGGCTGAATTG ATCACTGAAGATGACGAGGGGGCCCTCCAATATCTTGAAGATATAAAGTCGTGTAGACTTGACGATTCTGGTGGCTTCATGCTGGAGTTTAGCTTTTCTTGTACTccttatttcaaaaactctaagctagaaaaaaaatataagattgaCAGGGATGGACCCGTGTTAATAAAAGCCAGAGG GACGAAGATTAACTGGCATCCAGGAAAGTGCCTGACAAGAAAAGTTCTTCCGAAGATGGCAAGGAGAAGATCCAACGATGATAAGCCCCTCACAAACACAAGGAAAAGTTTCTTCAACTTTTTCAATCCTCCCCTTGaccatgatgatgatgatgatgaagatgaagatgttgatgaagatgatgtACCT ATTGAATTGATCCGGAAGGATTACGACATTGG TTGTGTAATTCGGGACGAAATCATTCCTTATGCTGTGTCATGGTTCACGGGGCAGTTTACAGACAAAGAGCTTTTTGTGAAATATATTAAGATGACGAAGTGA